The following nucleotide sequence is from Nocardioides eburneiflavus.
TCGATGTGGGCGGTGCCCTCGAAGGCGCCGAACTGGCCACGGACCTTGGTGACCATGGCGTGGCGGGCCACGAAGCCGAGGCGGCTGTGGCTGACGTCGAGGGCGTAGTCGCCGGTGATGTCGTCGATGGCGGTGGTGGGGGCGTCGAAACCAGTGGTCATGTCAGATGCTCCTGCGTGGGTTGGGTTGGTAGAACTTTCAACCACCGTAACGACCGATCCCCGCGGTCCATTCCCGGCCGCACGGATTTCTTCGAGCTCCTCCGGAAATGCCCGCGAGCCACGCCCCGGACGGGGCGTGGCTCGTGCGTGTGAGCTGAGTGCGACTGACGGTCAGGCGGCCTGCGTGGCGACTGCCCCGGCCACCGACCAGCGTGCCTCCATGTGGGTGCGACCCGACTCGTCGGTGACGGCGACCCAGGTGCAGACCGGCTTGCCGGTCATCGTCTGCTTGCTCATGTGACACCTCCCGTTCACTGTCCGTTCACCTACGATAGCACCTCCCCACTCTCACACCACGATTTCCCTCGATCCCGGTCCACGACCTCCACCTGCGCACCCGTGCGTGCGCGCGACGGCCCTGTGTCCCCCACTTGGGGGTGGTGGGACTGGCCCTGGAGGACCTTGTCGAGGCCATACGTACCCAATCTGCCCGATATCGGGCAAGAAGTTGGCCATCGTTGGTGACAACGCGCAGACTCTCCGGGTGCCCGATCCTGCGCTCGTCTCCCACGTCGTCGCCACGACCTCGTTGACGGCGGGTGAGGCCGCCCGGGTGATCGAGGACGTGATCGCCTTCCACGCCCAGCCCGTGGAGGTCTACGTCCGGGCCCGCCACGCGAGCCTCAAGGCGTACGGCGCCCGGAACCCCGAGATCTTCGCGCGCATCGCCGAGGAGCTCGCCCACCGGGTCGTGGCCGCGCCGGAGCTCTCCGAGCGCCAGCTGCGACGCATCGTCTACGGCTGACCGTGGTCTCGAGGCTCGCTCCGCTCGCACCTCGACCACCGAACCCCAACCGCACCTAGAGGAGAACCAGGAAACATGTGTGGAATCGTCGGCTACATCGGCGGCCAGGAGGCCGCTCCGGTCGTCCTCGAGGGCCTCACCCGCCTCGAGCACCGCGGGTACGACTCGGCCGGCGTCGCGGTCCTGGGCGGCCGCGGCATCCGGGTCGCCAAGCGCGCCGGGCGCGTACGCGACCTCACCGGCGCCCTGCCGAAGCGGTTCGCCGGCAGCACGGGCATCGGCCACACCCGGTGGGCCACCCACGGCCCGGCGAGCGACGTCAACGCCCACCCGCACACCGACGAGACGGGCCGCGTGGCCGTCGTGCACAACGGCATCATCGACAACTCGGCCGCCCTGCGCGCCGACCTCACCGGTGCGGGCGTCGAGCTGACCAGCGACACCGACACCGAGGTGCTCGCCCACCTCGTCGCGCGCAGCGACGCCGACACCCTCGAGGGCAAGGTCCGCGACGCGCTCGGCGCGGTCGTCGGGACGTACGGCCTCGCGGTGCTGCACGCCGACTTCCCCGACCGCATCGTCGTCGCCCGCAACGGCAGCCCCCTCGTGGTCGGCGTCGGCGACAAGGAGATGTACGTCGCCTCCGACCTGGCCGCGATCGTGCGCCACACCACGACCGTCGCGATGCTCGACGACGGCGAGATGGCGACCGTGACCGCCGCCGGCTTCACCACGATGCGCCACAGCGACCTCGCGTCCACCGGCAAGACCGCCGAGGTGGTCGACATCGACGCCTCGGCCTATGACGCCGGGGAGCACGAGTCGTACATGCGCAAGGAGATCCTCGAGCAGCCCACGACCGCCCAGGCGGTGCTGCGGGGGCGGCTCGACGAGCGCTTCGGCACCGCGCACCTCGGTGGCCTCGACATGGACGCCCGCGACCTCCGCGCCGTGCGCCGGGTGAAGATCCTGGGCTGCGGCTCGGCCTACTACGTCGGGCAGATGGGCGCGGCGCTCATCGAGGAGCTCGCCCGCATCCCCGCGGACGCCGAGGCGGCCAGCGAGTTCCGCTACCGCGACCCGGTGATCGAGCCGGACACCCTCTACGTCGCGGTCAGCCAGTCCGGCGAGACCATCGACACCCTGCTCGCGGTGCAGGAGATCCGCCGCAAGGGCGGGCGCTGCGTCGGGCTGGTCAACGTCGTCGGCTCCGCGATCGCGCGCGAGTGCGACGGCGGCATCTATCTCCACGCCGGCCCCGAGGTGGCGGTCGCGAGCACCAAGGCGCTGACCAACATGTTCCTCGGCTTCGCGCTGCTCGCCCTCCAGCTCGGGCGGGTGCGCGACCTCTCGATCGCCGACGGCAAGCGCCTCGTCGCCGGGCTGGAGCGGCTGCCCGGCCAGATCGAGGAGGTCCTCGCCGCCGAGGCCGACCTCGTCGACGTCGCGAAGGAGCTGGCCGAGGCGCGCAGCCTGTTCTTCATCGGCCGGGTGCGGGGCTTCCCGGTGGCGCGCGAGGGCGCGCAGAAGTTCAAGGAGATCAGCTATCGCCACGCCGAGGCCTACCAGACATCGGAGCTCAAGCACGGCCCGCTCGCGCTGATCGACCCCGAGGTGCCCACCGTGGCCCTGGTGCCCTCCGACGAGCTGACCGAGCGCAACATCGGCGCGCTCCACGAGATCGACGCGCGGCAGGGTCCGCTGGTCGTGATCACCCACGAGGACGTCGACCTGGGCGAGATCGGTGCGCGCCGCATCGTCGTGCCCCGTAACGAGCCCGAGCTCGACCCGATCCTGCTGACGATCCCGCTCCAGCTGCTCGCCTACCACGCCGCGCAGCACCTCGGCCACGACATCGACAAGCCCCGCAACCTCGCGAAGTCGGTCACCGTCGAGTAGGTCCGACCGGCCGGAGATGGACTGGGCGCCCCTTGCCGCATGGGGTCGGCAAGGGGCGCGCCGAGCAGAACCTTCCCACCAGTCCTGCGTCCTGTCCGGGGATCACCCGAACTACCGGCGGATTTTGCTGTGGTGTGGACCACCGGTCCTGTGGGGCGACCACGCGCGAGCGCTCCGGGACCTCTCCGCGAGGTCGAGGGCGCGCCGCGCGAGCGGCTCGGCGACGGTCCGGTCGGCGGCGACCAGGCCCACCCGTGTGCGTCGCTCGAGCAGGTCGTCGACGTCGTGGGCGCCCTCGTGCGTGACGGCGAACACCAGCTCGGCGAGGGTCACCGGCACGTCCTCCGACACCGGGGCGAGCAGCTCGTCGTCGCCGAGGCCGGTGACCTCCCGCGCAGTGGCGAGCACCAGCGCGGCGTCGGTGCCGAAGCGGCGTACGAGCCGGGTCGGCGCGGGGACCCGCCGCAGGGCGTCGGGAGCGGCGGCGCCGAGCAGCGGTAGCGTCGCGGTCCGGCTCGGCCCGGCCTCGAGCCGGCCCGCCGAGACGAGCGCGTCGAGAGTGTCCTCGGCCATCCGGCGGTAGGTCGTCAGCTTGCCCCCGACCACCGTCGTCACGCCGGTGCTCGAGGTGAGGATCGCGTGGCGGCGCGACAGGTCGGCGGTCGCGTCCGTGCCGGCCACCTCGAGCAGCGGCCGCAGCCCGGCGTACGCCCCGACGACGTCGTCGCGCGTCGGCGGCGTGGCGAACGCCGAGGCCACGACGCCGAGCAGGAAGTCGATCTCCGCCTCGCTGGGCACGGGCACGTCGGGCACCGGGCCGGTGACCGGCTCGTCGGTGAGTCCGACGTAGATCGTGCCGTCGGGCTGGGGGAGCACCATCGCGAACCGCGCTCCCGTCCCCGGGATCGGCACCATCACCGCGACCCGGGTGTGGGGCAGCGTCGTCCCGCGCAGGACCAGGTGGGTGCCGCGGCTCGGCCGCAGCCGGACCTGGTCGTCGAGGTCGCCGGCCCACACGCCGGTGGCGCTGACCACGGCCCGCGCCCGGACCGCACGGGTGGCACCGGTCAGCCCGTCGACGAGCTCGACGCCCGTGCCCGTCGCTGCGACGACGCGGGCGCGGGTGCGGACGTGGGCACCGTACGAGGCCGCGGTCCGGGCGACAGTGACGACGAGGCGGGCGTCGTCCTCGAGCTGCCCGTCCCAGGCGAGGAGGCCGCCGCGCAGGGTGTCGGCGCGCAGGGCGGGGGCGAGGCTGAGCGCCTCGGTGGCGTTGAGCCGGCGCGGACGGGGGAGCGTACGGGCGGTGGTGCGGGCCGCGCGGCGCAGCGCGTCGCCGGCGTGGAGTCCGCCCCACGTGAGGGCGGCGCGGCCGCGGGGCATCGCGTCGTTGACCGGGGTCAGCATCGGGAGCGGGTGGACCAGGTGCGGGGCCGTGACGTCCATCAGGATGCCGCGCTCGACGGCGCTCTCGTGGGCGATCGCGAGCCGGCCCTGGGCGAGGTAGCGCAGGCCGCCGTGCACCAGCTTCGACGACCAGCGCGAGGTGCCGAACGCGAGGTCGTGCGCGTCGACGGCGAGCACCGACAGCCCGCGGGTCACCGCGTCGAGGGCGACCCCCGCGCCGGTGATGCCGAGCCCGACCACGACCACGTCGACCTCGCCGGGGACCCCGGCGAGGCCCGGCGTGATCCGGTGCTCGACCGGGGTGGTCACTGGGGTGGTCACTGGGGCTCCAGCGTCCGGGCGATGAGGCGGGTGTACTCGTCGTCGAGGTCGTCGAGCCCGATCCGGTCGTCGGTCATCGTGAGCGCGGAGAACACGAAGCCGTGACCGGCCAGCGTCAGGGACCGGGCCATCAGCACCGGGTCGCCGGCACGGACGGAGCCGCCCTCCTGGCCGGCCATGATCCCGGCCGCGAGGATCTCGATGAGCGCCTCCTGGGAGCGGCCGCGGCGGTGGAGGAGGTAGGGGAGCATCAGGTCGGGGTCGAGCTCGACGATGCGGACGAACAGCTCGTTGTCGCGCAGCGCGCGCACCGTCGACAGGGCTGCGGTGGCGATCCCCTCAGGGGTCGTGGCGGCCGCGGCGTCCGCGGCGGCGGCCTGCGTCGCGGCGGCGATCCCCACCCACTCGCGCGTCATCAGGTCGCCGAGCAGCGAGCCCATGTCGGGCCACGCGCGATAGATCGTCATCCGGGAGACGCCGGCGCGGCGGGCGACCTCGGTGAGGGTCGTACGCCGCCACCCGACGTCGAGGATGCAGGCGCGCGCCGCGTCGAGGTAGGCGTCGAGCCGTGGGTCGCCCGACGGACGGTCGATGTGACGAAGTGACGACATGTGTCACACTGTAACGCATGGACCACCAGACGCCCACCACCGAGATGCACCCGCAGCGCTGGGGCGACCCCGCGTCCGCCGTCGAGCTGCCCGAGTCCGCGCGCGGTCTGGTCGACCTCGCCTTCGGCCTCCAGGACCGGCCGGCCACGACCGGGGCGACCCCGCCCCCGTCCGTCCTCGACGACGACCTGCTCGACGGGCTGCGCACGATCGTGGGCCGCGAGCACGTGCTCGTCGACGACGCGACCCGCGCCCTGCGTACGCGTGGCAAGTCCACCCCCGACCTGCTCCGTGCGCGGGCAGGCGACCTCTCCGACGCACCGGACGCGGTGGTGCGCCCCGACGGGCACGCGGAGGTCGAGGCGGTGCTGGCGTGGGCGGACGAGCACCGCGTCGCGGTGGTGCCGTTCGGCGGCGGCACCTGCGTGACCGGCGGCCTCGCGGCCCGGCGCGACGGCTTCGCCGGGCTGGTCTCCCTCGACCTGGTGCGGATGAAGCGGCTGCTCGCCGTCGACGACGTCTCGATGACCGCGACGCTCCAGCCGGGCCTCCGCGGCCCCGAGGCGGAGGCGCTGCTCGCGGCCCACGGACTCACCCTCGGTCACTACCCGCAGTCGTTCGAGCACGCCTCCATCGGCGGCTTCGCCGCGACGCGCTCCAGCGGGCAGTCCAGCGCCGGGTACGGCCGCTTCGACGCGATGGTCGTCGGGCTCACCGCGGCCACCCCGACCGGCTCGCTCGACCTCGGCTCGGCGCCGGCCAACGCCGCCGGCCCCGACCTCCGCCAGCTGGTGCTCGGCTCGGAGGGCGCCTTCGGGGTGATCACGTCGGTGACCGTCCGCGCCCGCCGACTCCCGGAGGTGAAGGCGTACGAGGGCTGGCGGTGGCCGTCCTTCGACGCAGGCGCCGATGCGATGCGCACGCTCGCCCAGGCGGGCCTGCTGCCGACGGTGCTGCGGCTCTCCGACGAGTCCGAGACAGCGATCAACCTCGCCGACCCCTCGTCCATCGGGGGTGCCGACGACCCCGGCTGCCTGATGATCAC
It contains:
- a CDS encoding glycerol-3-phosphate dehydrogenase/oxidase; amino-acid sequence: MTTPVTTPVEHRITPGLAGVPGEVDVVVVGLGITGAGVALDAVTRGLSVLAVDAHDLAFGTSRWSSKLVHGGLRYLAQGRLAIAHESAVERGILMDVTAPHLVHPLPMLTPVNDAMPRGRAALTWGGLHAGDALRRAARTTARTLPRPRRLNATEALSLAPALRADTLRGGLLAWDGQLEDDARLVVTVARTAASYGAHVRTRARVVAATGTGVELVDGLTGATRAVRARAVVSATGVWAGDLDDQVRLRPSRGTHLVLRGTTLPHTRVAVMVPIPGTGARFAMVLPQPDGTIYVGLTDEPVTGPVPDVPVPSEAEIDFLLGVVASAFATPPTRDDVVGAYAGLRPLLEVAGTDATADLSRRHAILTSSTGVTTVVGGKLTTYRRMAEDTLDALVSAGRLEAGPSRTATLPLLGAAAPDALRRVPAPTRLVRRFGTDAALVLATAREVTGLGDDELLAPVSEDVPVTLAELVFAVTHEGAHDVDDLLERRTRVGLVAADRTVAEPLARRALDLAERSRSARAWSPHRTGGPHHSKIRR
- a CDS encoding TetR/AcrR family transcriptional regulator: MSSLRHIDRPSGDPRLDAYLDAARACILDVGWRRTTLTEVARRAGVSRMTIYRAWPDMGSLLGDLMTREWVGIAAATQAAAADAAAATTPEGIATAALSTVRALRDNELFVRIVELDPDLMLPYLLHRRGRSQEALIEILAAGIMAGQEGGSVRAGDPVLMARSLTLAGHGFVFSALTMTDDRIGLDDLDDEYTRLIARTLEPQ
- a CDS encoding FAD-binding oxidoreductase — translated: MDHQTPTTEMHPQRWGDPASAVELPESARGLVDLAFGLQDRPATTGATPPPSVLDDDLLDGLRTIVGREHVLVDDATRALRTRGKSTPDLLRARAGDLSDAPDAVVRPDGHAEVEAVLAWADEHRVAVVPFGGGTCVTGGLAARRDGFAGLVSLDLVRMKRLLAVDDVSMTATLQPGLRGPEAEALLAAHGLTLGHYPQSFEHASIGGFAATRSSGQSSAGYGRFDAMVVGLTAATPTGSLDLGSAPANAAGPDLRQLVLGSEGAFGVITSVTVRARRLPEVKAYEGWRWPSFDAGADAMRTLAQAGLLPTVLRLSDESETAINLADPSSIGGADDPGCLMITGYEGAAAQVAARREAVTAALTGLGGTPLGTEPGEKWVQGRFHAPYLRDALLDHGVLVETLETATFWSDRERLYADVKAALTDVLGEGVLVLCHVSHVYETGCSLYFTVAARQGEDPIAQWQAAKAAASDAMIAAGATITHHHAVGTDHRPWLAEEVGEVGVRMLRAVKAELDPAGILNPGVLIP
- the glmS gene encoding glutamine--fructose-6-phosphate transaminase (isomerizing), whose product is MCGIVGYIGGQEAAPVVLEGLTRLEHRGYDSAGVAVLGGRGIRVAKRAGRVRDLTGALPKRFAGSTGIGHTRWATHGPASDVNAHPHTDETGRVAVVHNGIIDNSAALRADLTGAGVELTSDTDTEVLAHLVARSDADTLEGKVRDALGAVVGTYGLAVLHADFPDRIVVARNGSPLVVGVGDKEMYVASDLAAIVRHTTTVAMLDDGEMATVTAAGFTTMRHSDLASTGKTAEVVDIDASAYDAGEHESYMRKEILEQPTTAQAVLRGRLDERFGTAHLGGLDMDARDLRAVRRVKILGCGSAYYVGQMGAALIEELARIPADAEAASEFRYRDPVIEPDTLYVAVSQSGETIDTLLAVQEIRRKGGRCVGLVNVVGSAIARECDGGIYLHAGPEVAVASTKALTNMFLGFALLALQLGRVRDLSIADGKRLVAGLERLPGQIEEVLAAEADLVDVAKELAEARSLFFIGRVRGFPVAREGAQKFKEISYRHAEAYQTSELKHGPLALIDPEVPTVALVPSDELTERNIGALHEIDARQGPLVVITHEDVDLGEIGARRIVVPRNEPELDPILLTIPLQLLAYHAAQHLGHDIDKPRNLAKSVTVE